A genome region from Astyanax mexicanus isolate ESR-SI-001 chromosome 19, AstMex3_surface, whole genome shotgun sequence includes the following:
- the LOC111194187 gene encoding uncharacterized protein LOC111194187: MTSLEEVILIPDSHHQHPTKSKTGQCLVISAVLLGLIAGLFAGGLFGVMIDETTFRIKKLTPLKDVEDNWYSTAILMSTLGLVAVMISSHIAMVVGYGMYRFLINKEGQRAKANVLKHSAPVAFMGITVSGATVGASYSKCMLELGLFETFLLSFGFLFILPTFVNCLALIHSDEHAIYFAGSYVFIIIYGIAFYSLMWSLFLGLAGVFFHFFVLVLVLYAYYYCVHEEFKLKHVMVSTVYPIVLLLFTMLLFVGTGIVTMSAAEKGPVIGFLATHLMEAALGHLVYLQAGGGGGAGAWKACVGAWAAGGATLAIIQNSTVMLNIGARLWGVIGVSGATGVALSSVGELGERYGKVSNQQWGGMLGRAAAIVGAAAGAFLTGGTRDLSYGFFKSVCAVIIPGMPFVEYILNVFYRGLQYPCLKNVRMFHHCIFCSNNYI, from the exons ATGACATCTTtagaagaag TCATCTTGATCCCTGATTCTCATCATCAACATCCTACAAAAAGCAAAACTG GTCAGTGTTTGGTCATCAGTGCAGTTTTACTGGGACTCATTGCAGGTCTGTTTGCAGGAGGACTCTTTGGTGTGATGATTGATGAAACAACATTCCGTATAAAAAAACTGACTCCATTAAAAGACGTGGAGGACAACTGGTATTCCACAGCAATACTAATGTCAACCTTGGGTTTAGTGGCTGTCATGATTTCATCACACATTGCAATGGTAGTGGGATACGGAATGTATCGCTTCCTGATCAACAAGGAAGGACAGCGGGCCAAGGCTAATGTCTTAAAACACTCAGCACCCGTAGCATTTATGGGAATCACTGTCTCTGGAGCTACAGTGGGGGCCTCCTACAGCAAATGTATGCTGGAGTTGGGACTGTTTGAAACATTTCTGCTTTCGTTTGGATTTCTTTTCATTTTGCCGACTTTCGTAAACTGTCTAGCTTTGATTCACAGTGATGAACATGCCATTTATTTTGCCGGTTCTTATGTGTTCATAATAATATATGGCATTGCTTTTTATTCCCTAATGTGGTCCCTTTTCTTAGGATTGGCTGGTGTGTTCTTTCATTTCTTTGTCCTGGTTTTAGTTTTATATGCATATTATTATTGCGTACATGAGGAGTTTAAGCTGAAACATGTAATGGTTTCAACTGTTTATCCAATAGTATTGCTTTTATTTACTATGCTTTTGTTTGTTGGAACTGGAATAGTGACAATGTCTGCAGCTGAAAAGGGGCCAGTTATTGGATTTCTGGCCACACATCTGATGGAAGCTGCACTGGGGCACTTGGTGTATCTCCAGGCTGGTGGTGGGGGTGGTGCAGGGGCTTGGAAGGCATGTGTAGGTGCATGGGCTGCAGGAGGTGCTACTTTAGCAATTATACAGAATTCCACTGTAATGTTAAATATAGGTGCAAGATTATGGGGTGTGATTGGGGTTTCTGGAGCAACTGGTGTGGCCCTCTCTTCAGTGGGGGAACTGGGGGAGAGATACGGAAAGGTGTCAAACCAGCAGTGGGGAGGAATGTTGGGCAGGGCAGCAGCAATAGTGGGAGCAGCAGCTGGAGCTTTTCTTACAGGAGGGACACGAGATTTAAGCTATggattttttaaatcagtgtgtgCAGTTATAATTCCAGGCATGCCGTTTGTAGAATACATACTTAATGTCTTCTATCGTGGCCTACAATATCCATGTCTAAAAAATGTAAGGATGTTCCATCATTGCATTTTTTGCtctaataattacatttaa
- the LOC111194175 gene encoding uncharacterized protein LOC111194175, with amino-acid sequence MAASEEVIMIPDSDQQQHCTKSRIGQRLVNSAVLLGLVAGLGGGGLFGVAIDDAIVRVKNTPLLKAQEDNWYSTAILLSTVGLVIAMISSHIGIRLGYAAYHFLIRMKGEHANVVALEGATPVAFLGITASAATMGAAYSKCMLEFGLFETFLLSFGLFFILPTSVNCLALIHSDEHAIYFAGSYVFIIIYGIAFYSLMWSLFLGLAGVYFHFFVLVLVLYAYYYCVHEEFKLKHVMVSTVYPIVLLLFTLLFFVGTAMASLSAAEKGPAVGVLATQLLEAAVGRLVYLQAGGGGGAGAWKVFLGAWSAGSAVLATIQKSTVMVNTGARLWGLIAVSGATGVVLSSVGEMGQKYGKAWNQEWGGMLGRAAAIVGAAVGAFLTGGTKDLTYGIFKSVCAAIIPGMPFVEYILNVFYRGLQYLFTKNVRIFHHCIFRFNNHI; translated from the exons ATGGCAGCTTCAGAAGAAG tcaTCATGATCCCTGATTCAGATCAACAACAACACTGTACAAAAAGCAGAATTG GTCAGCGTTTGGTCAACAGTGCAGTTTTACTGGGACTCGTTGCAGGTCTGGGTGGAGGGGGACTCTTCGGTGTGGCGATCGATGATGCGATAGTCCGTGTTAAGAATACGCCGTTATTAAAAGCTCAGGAGGACAACTGGTATTCCACAGCAATACTACTGTCAACAGTGGGTTTAGTGATTGCCATGATTTCATCACACATTGGAATAAGACTGGGATACGCAGCGTATCATTTCCTGATCAGAATGAAAGGAGAGCACGCCAACGTTGTGGCCTTAGAGGGCGCCACACCCGTAGCATTTCTGGGAATCACTGCCAGTGCAGCTACAATGGGGGCCGCCTACAGCAAATGTATGCTGGAGTTCGGACTGTTTGAAACATTTCTGCTTTCGTTtggattatttttcattttgccGACTTCTGTAAACTGTCTAGCTTTGATTCACAGTGATGAACATGCCATTTATTTTGCCGGTTCTTATGTGTTCATAATAATATATGGCATTGCTTTTTATTCTCTAATGTGGTCCCTTTTCTTGGGATTGGCTGGTGTGTATTTTCATTTCTTTGTCCTGGTTTTAGTTTTATATGCATATTATTATTGCGTACATGAGGAGTTTAAGCTGAAACATGTAATGGTTTCAACTGTTTATCCAATAGTATTGCTTTTATTTACCCTGCTGTTTTTTGTTGGTACTGCAATGGCATCACTGTCTGCAGCTGAAAAGGGACCAGCTGTTGGAGTTCTGGCCACACAGCTGTTGGAGGCTGCAGTGGGGCGCTTGGTGTATCTCCAGGCTGGTGGTGGGGGTGGTGCAGGGGCTTGGAAGGTGTTTTTGGGTGCATGGAGTGCGGGAAGTGCTGTTTTAGCGACCATTCAGAAGTCCACTGTAATGGTGAATACAGGGGCAAGGTTATGGGGTCTGATTGCTGTTTCTGGAGCAACTGGTGTGGTCCTCTCTTCAGTGGGGGAAATGGGTCAGAAATACGGAAAGGCGTGGAACCAGGAGTGGGGAGGAATGTTGGGCAGGGCAGCGGCGATAGTGGGAGCAGCAGTCGGAGCTTTTCTTACAGGAGGGACAAAAGATTTGACCTATGGAATTTTTAAGTCAGTGTGTGCAGCTATAATTCCCGGGATGCCGTTTGTGGAATACATACTTAATGTCTTTTATCGTGGCCTACAATatctatttacaaaaaatgtaaggatttttcATCATTGCATTTTTCGCTTTAataatcacatttaa